In Gemmatimonas sp., one genomic interval encodes:
- a CDS encoding DUF4175 family protein, producing the protein MSPDRQLLTTLGALRRQWRQRILLESLVWIGASVLLAVLATMLVLTLFSGDGRAPIIARVVGYALIAAAFIRGLVLPLMRRASDERFALYVEERAPQLKQALITAVQEAHVPESERQSGALSARLMSRASAAIAPLQQRAALERPRMVRAGQMLGGVSAVAVLMFVAGPARLREGAKLLFVPFGTAEAAVPVRALSIEPGNVAVPRGGAIEVHATLVGFAADGAELVFRSDSASEWQRLPMSPEADSSRFRSRLFDITKPTEYYVESADVRSPTYTLTVNDLPAVSNVSLDLNFPAYSGMPAEHVEDGGDVAAIMGTTVVVHAKVTRKVASGVLRFDDGTTTPMTIEGDSAVAGRFKVTKSGFYHVDLITTDGTTVAGSVEYVIDAIPDRGPRVTIEEPGRDTKASNTDEVTVAVQASDDLGVVALELRYRVNGGPEKRIVMQDSTTRRPRDARAAHTLFLEEMSLVPGDLVAYHAVAKDGSGHSGSSDVYFLEIRPFSKDYRQAEQQGGGGGGGGPQGESPEGFVARQKEVVAGTFNWLRDSSSTVDKKRRENITTLTIAEGRLREEVTKLANSLKERGLAAGDTMFAKIRVETEAAAATMKLAEEQLGRGRGTDALPLEQKALQHLQRAEALYRDVQVQMGGGGGGGGGGGGGGQKAEDLADLFELENDKLRNQYEAVQQQSQSQQSAQQAVDETLEKLRQLAQRQQQENERMQRQAEAMRQRLGQQQGGGAAGSSGGASSSSGRGQQGGQQGGQQGGQQGAQGQQANSGAQRELARQAEEEARRLERLSREQNNPELGNAAQRLQQAADAMRRASSGSAAQGNAALEELNRAARNLEGTRSNELNRGVQQLAERARDLEARQQEIAEGVKQMQGAAPNTRNEQQRRLGEQKDALGNDVRKLEADADRLAREARRDQPKAAGKLGEAAETIRDTRVADKIDFSKQVIRGGSAEYASQFEGQIGENLKDVAERLRAATGAMSGESAARTQERTLERTRALVEGLESLRERVADKQGQQGGQQGSQGQQSGQQGKQGQQGGQGQQSGQQGQGQGQQQGQGQGQGQQEGQGQGQGQQGGQQANGGSGGNANGAPRAGGMPNGSMPSGQASPTGNDGGMMPSGTPEQFAREFRLRRENAEGLRREAAAQGVDTRELDRAIEGLRQLENSRAFGDPKGLDQLQTAMLERLKNFEFALYRSVGLGADGRPAAGARAAAPAEYRALVEEYYRVLAGSKRRP; encoded by the coding sequence ATGAGTCCCGACCGTCAGCTCCTTACCACACTCGGCGCGCTCCGCCGCCAGTGGCGCCAGCGTATTCTCCTCGAGTCGCTGGTGTGGATCGGGGCATCGGTGTTGTTGGCCGTGCTGGCCACGATGCTCGTGCTCACGCTGTTCAGTGGCGACGGGCGGGCGCCGATCATCGCGCGCGTGGTCGGCTACGCGCTGATCGCGGCGGCGTTCATCCGCGGGCTGGTGCTGCCGCTCATGCGGCGCGCCAGTGACGAGCGATTTGCGCTGTACGTGGAAGAACGTGCTCCGCAACTCAAGCAGGCGCTGATCACGGCCGTGCAGGAAGCACACGTGCCGGAGAGCGAGCGACAGTCGGGGGCGTTGTCGGCGCGGTTGATGTCGCGGGCGAGCGCAGCGATAGCCCCACTGCAACAGCGCGCGGCGTTGGAGCGTCCGCGCATGGTGCGCGCCGGGCAGATGCTGGGTGGTGTGTCCGCGGTGGCCGTGCTGATGTTCGTGGCAGGTCCCGCGCGCTTACGCGAAGGCGCCAAGCTGTTGTTCGTGCCCTTCGGTACGGCCGAAGCGGCGGTGCCGGTGCGCGCGCTCAGCATCGAGCCGGGCAACGTAGCGGTGCCGCGTGGTGGTGCGATTGAAGTCCATGCGACGTTGGTGGGTTTCGCCGCCGACGGCGCGGAGCTGGTGTTCCGCAGCGATTCCGCCAGTGAATGGCAGCGACTGCCCATGAGCCCCGAAGCCGACTCGTCGCGTTTCCGCTCGCGGTTGTTCGATATCACCAAGCCCACCGAGTACTACGTGGAGTCGGCCGACGTGCGGTCGCCCACCTACACGCTCACGGTGAACGACCTGCCGGCGGTGTCGAACGTGTCGCTCGACCTCAACTTCCCGGCGTATAGCGGCATGCCGGCCGAGCACGTGGAAGACGGTGGCGACGTGGCGGCGATCATGGGCACCACCGTCGTGGTGCACGCCAAGGTCACCCGCAAGGTGGCGAGCGGCGTGCTGCGCTTCGACGATGGCACCACAACACCGATGACAATCGAAGGTGACAGCGCAGTAGCCGGTCGTTTCAAGGTCACGAAAAGCGGATTTTATCACGTGGACCTGATCACCACCGACGGCACCACGGTGGCCGGTTCCGTGGAGTACGTGATCGATGCGATTCCCGATCGCGGGCCGCGCGTGACCATCGAGGAGCCGGGGCGCGACACGAAGGCGTCGAACACCGATGAAGTCACCGTAGCGGTGCAGGCCAGTGATGACCTTGGCGTGGTCGCGCTCGAGCTGCGCTATCGCGTGAATGGTGGCCCTGAGAAGCGCATCGTGATGCAGGACAGCACGACGCGCCGGCCGCGCGATGCACGCGCCGCGCACACGCTGTTCCTGGAAGAGATGTCGCTGGTACCGGGCGACCTGGTAGCGTATCACGCCGTGGCGAAGGATGGATCGGGCCACAGCGGCAGCAGCGATGTCTACTTCCTCGAAATCCGACCGTTCTCGAAGGACTATCGTCAGGCCGAACAGCAGGGCGGCGGTGGCGGTGGTGGTGGTCCGCAGGGTGAGTCGCCGGAAGGATTCGTGGCCCGGCAGAAGGAGGTGGTGGCCGGCACCTTCAATTGGCTGCGTGACAGCAGCAGCACCGTCGATAAGAAGCGTCGCGAGAACATCACCACGCTCACGATTGCCGAAGGACGTCTGCGCGAGGAAGTGACGAAGCTGGCAAATAGCCTGAAGGAGCGCGGCCTGGCGGCCGGCGACACGATGTTCGCCAAGATCCGCGTGGAAACCGAAGCGGCAGCGGCCACGATGAAGCTGGCCGAAGAGCAGCTGGGTCGCGGCCGTGGTACCGACGCCCTGCCGTTGGAGCAGAAGGCATTGCAGCATCTGCAGCGCGCCGAAGCGCTGTACCGCGACGTGCAGGTGCAAATGGGCGGTGGTGGCGGAGGCGGCGGTGGTGGTGGTGGTGGCGGACAGAAAGCCGAAGACCTCGCCGACCTGTTCGAACTCGAGAACGACAAGCTGCGCAACCAGTACGAAGCGGTGCAGCAGCAGTCGCAGTCGCAACAGAGCGCGCAGCAAGCGGTCGACGAAACGCTGGAGAAGTTGCGGCAACTCGCGCAGCGTCAACAGCAGGAGAACGAGCGCATGCAGCGTCAAGCCGAAGCCATGCGTCAGCGTTTGGGCCAGCAGCAGGGCGGCGGCGCGGCGGGCAGCAGTGGCGGTGCATCATCCAGCAGTGGCCGCGGACAGCAAGGTGGACAGCAAGGCGGACAGCAGGGCGGACAACAGGGCGCGCAGGGACAGCAGGCCAATAGCGGCGCGCAGCGCGAGCTGGCGCGTCAGGCCGAGGAAGAAGCACGCCGATTGGAGCGCTTGTCGCGTGAGCAGAACAATCCCGAACTCGGCAACGCCGCGCAGCGCCTGCAGCAGGCGGCCGATGCCATGCGTCGCGCGTCGAGCGGATCAGCGGCGCAGGGTAATGCGGCGCTCGAGGAGCTGAACCGGGCAGCACGCAATCTCGAGGGCACGCGCTCGAACGAACTGAATCGTGGTGTGCAGCAGTTGGCCGAGCGCGCGCGGGATCTGGAGGCGCGTCAGCAGGAGATCGCCGAGGGCGTGAAGCAAATGCAGGGGGCGGCGCCAAACACGCGCAACGAACAGCAGCGGCGGTTGGGCGAGCAGAAGGACGCGTTGGGCAACGACGTGCGAAAGCTCGAAGCGGACGCCGATCGGTTGGCGCGTGAAGCGCGTCGCGATCAGCCCAAGGCGGCCGGCAAGTTGGGCGAAGCGGCGGAAACGATTCGCGACACGCGGGTGGCAGACAAGATCGACTTCAGCAAGCAGGTGATTCGCGGCGGCTCGGCCGAGTACGCGTCGCAGTTCGAAGGCCAGATCGGCGAGAATCTGAAGGACGTGGCGGAGCGGCTGCGGGCGGCCACGGGCGCGATGTCGGGCGAGTCGGCGGCGCGGACACAGGAACGCACGCTGGAGCGCACGCGGGCGCTGGTGGAGGGACTGGAGTCTCTGCGCGAGCGCGTGGCCGATAAACAAGGCCAGCAGGGGGGCCAGCAGGGCTCACAGGGGCAGCAAAGCGGCCAGCAAGGGAAGCAGGGCCAACAAGGCGGCCAAGGGCAACAGAGCGGCCAGCAGGGGCAAGGACAGGGCCAGCAGCAGGGTCAGGGGCAAGGGCAAGGCCAGCAGGAGGGCCAGGGACAAGGTCAGGGCCAGCAAGGCGGCCAACAAGCAAACGGCGGAAGCGGCGGCAATGCGAACGGCGCGCCGCGCGCTGGCGGCATGCCCAATGGCAGCATGCCCTCCGGGCAGGCGTCGCCCACCGGCAACGACGGTGGCATGATGCCGTCGGGCACGCCGGAACAGTTCGCGCGTGAATTCCGGTTGCGTCGCGAGAACGCCGAGGGCCTCCGTCGCGAAGCCGCCGCGCAGGGCGTCGACACCCGTGAACTCGATCGCGCCATCGAAGGACTGCGTCAGCTGGAGAACAGTCGCGCGTTCGGCGACCCGAAGGGGCTCGACCAATTGCAGACGGCGATGCTCGAGCGCCTCAAGAACTTCGAGTTCGCGTTGTATCGCTCGGTGGGACTGGGTGCCGATGGACGGCCGGCGGCGGGTGCTCGCGCGGCGGCACCGGCGGAGTATCGCGCGTTGGTCGAGGAGTACTACCGCGTGTTGGCGGGGTCGAAGCGGCGTCCGTAG
- a CDS encoding OsmC family protein has translation MRRSGRAVWLGTGLEGSGSLTTPSGVLAEQPYSTKMRFADAEGRSGTNPEELIAAAHAGCFAMALSFQLTGAGFAPTALHVESVITMAQQGNDWSMAGIMLTLDAVVPGIDDATFHEKANAAKVGCPVSKALSSVPITLEATLRAE, from the coding sequence ATGCGTCGTAGCGGAAGGGCCGTTTGGCTCGGCACAGGCTTGGAAGGTTCGGGTAGTCTCACCACGCCCAGCGGCGTGTTGGCGGAGCAGCCGTATTCCACAAAAATGCGGTTTGCCGACGCCGAGGGGCGGAGCGGCACCAACCCCGAGGAGCTGATCGCGGCAGCGCATGCCGGGTGTTTTGCCATGGCGCTCTCGTTCCAGCTCACCGGTGCGGGCTTCGCGCCGACCGCGCTGCACGTGGAGTCGGTGATCACCATGGCGCAGCAGGGTAACGACTGGTCGATGGCCGGGATCATGCTCACCCTCGATGCAGTCGTGCCGGGGATCGACGACGCGACCTTCCATGAGAAGGCCAACGCGGCGAAGGTGGGCTGCCCGGTGTCGAAGGCACTGTCGTCGGTGCCGATCACGCTCGAAGCCACGCTGCGGGCGGAGTAA
- a CDS encoding DUF5916 domain-containing protein — MLPLLFALLQQVSDPVPVQSSASTAVFSGRARVLDVRAPRLSDAITIDGQLTEPAWQRASRLTEFTSYNPVDGRPAQDETEVRIWYADDAMYVGIRAFATPGTVRATLAERDRITNDDWIALHLDTFNDRRRAFVFAVNPFGVQADGMRTDQSAGPGVSRAALQSVDLSQDYVWQSKGRLLDDGYEVEVRIPFKSIRYQMRATQDWGLQIVRQTQRTGYQDTWAPTSKANQGFSPQAGYLRGMTGMKRGLVLDLTPTTTASTRGTRNENSWRYGSQGEAGGDVRWGVSSNFTINATANPDFSQVETDVGQIPGDVRFANFFPELRPFFVEGSEQFDAPNRLVNTRSIVQPLGAIKLTGKIPRTDVGLLSALDAPSAGSDGTTSPLFTIVRLRRDIGDQSTAGIVLTDRHEGARFNRVAGFDSRLQFAKTYSAEVRYATSLTRDSTDRSGTLWEANTGRTGRGYGYRYGIQGFSPTFETRTGFVNRVDFVRGQINQRFTMFGRKGGWWDQRQHFFSGSSLWSYDGFAQRESPLETKLSLDNSMTIRGGWKVSVIPDLQIVTFDARRYAGYAVAPLNGVDTTAFTASGSQRTSSTTLIVNTPQWKRIGATLTAIAGTEPEFFETSTVRRRDVEAQIDLRPSTQIRIGTLLRYQRFVRARDGSRFSTQVVPRLRLEYQFSRALFLRFVGQMESRDRSALRDPRTERPLLRRTAGGSYTARSATKSLLGRGDVLVSYLPSPGTVVYVGYGTGVDATETMRPIDVQRTNDGVFIKISYLFRVRGTTR, encoded by the coding sequence ATGCTCCCCCTCCTGTTTGCGCTGCTGCAACAAGTCAGCGATCCCGTTCCCGTCCAATCCTCCGCCAGCACGGCGGTGTTTTCCGGTCGGGCGCGGGTCCTCGACGTCCGCGCCCCGCGCCTATCCGATGCCATCACCATCGATGGTCAGCTCACGGAGCCCGCATGGCAGCGCGCCAGCCGCCTCACGGAATTCACGTCGTACAATCCGGTGGACGGGCGTCCGGCCCAGGACGAGACGGAGGTGCGCATCTGGTATGCCGACGATGCGATGTACGTCGGCATTCGCGCCTTCGCGACGCCGGGGACGGTGCGGGCCACCCTTGCCGAGCGCGATCGCATTACCAACGACGACTGGATCGCGTTGCATCTCGACACCTTCAACGATCGCCGTCGCGCCTTCGTGTTCGCCGTCAATCCGTTCGGCGTGCAAGCCGACGGCATGCGCACCGACCAGTCGGCCGGCCCCGGCGTGTCGCGCGCGGCGCTGCAATCGGTGGACCTGTCGCAGGACTACGTGTGGCAGTCCAAGGGCCGCCTGCTCGACGACGGGTACGAAGTCGAGGTGCGCATCCCGTTCAAATCGATCCGCTATCAGATGCGCGCGACGCAGGACTGGGGACTGCAGATCGTACGGCAGACGCAGCGCACCGGCTACCAGGACACGTGGGCGCCCACCTCAAAGGCCAATCAGGGCTTCTCGCCACAGGCGGGTTATCTGCGTGGCATGACCGGGATGAAGCGCGGTCTGGTGCTCGATCTCACCCCCACCACCACGGCGTCCACCCGCGGCACCCGCAACGAAAACAGCTGGCGCTACGGATCGCAGGGGGAAGCCGGTGGTGACGTGCGTTGGGGGGTTTCTTCCAATTTCACGATCAACGCGACGGCGAATCCGGACTTCAGTCAGGTCGAGACCGACGTTGGACAGATTCCCGGCGACGTGCGCTTCGCCAATTTCTTTCCCGAGCTGCGCCCGTTCTTCGTGGAAGGCAGCGAACAGTTCGACGCCCCGAACCGCCTCGTGAACACCCGCTCGATCGTGCAGCCACTCGGCGCGATCAAACTCACCGGCAAGATTCCGCGCACCGACGTCGGCCTGCTGTCGGCGCTCGATGCGCCGAGCGCCGGGAGCGACGGCACCACGAGCCCGCTCTTCACCATCGTGCGCCTGCGACGCGATATCGGCGACCAGAGCACGGCCGGCATCGTGCTGACCGATCGTCATGAAGGAGCTCGCTTCAATCGCGTGGCCGGCTTCGATTCGCGACTACAGTTCGCGAAGACCTACAGCGCTGAAGTCCGGTACGCCACAAGCCTCACCCGCGACAGCACGGATCGTAGCGGCACGCTGTGGGAAGCCAACACCGGTCGCACCGGCCGCGGCTACGGTTACCGGTACGGGATCCAAGGGTTCTCGCCGACGTTCGAGACGAGAACGGGCTTTGTGAATCGTGTGGATTTCGTGCGCGGACAGATCAACCAGCGGTTCACGATGTTTGGCCGCAAAGGCGGGTGGTGGGATCAGCGTCAACATTTCTTCTCTGGCTCCTCGCTCTGGAGCTACGACGGATTTGCACAACGCGAGTCCCCGCTCGAAACCAAGCTGTCGCTCGACAACTCGATGACGATTCGCGGCGGCTGGAAAGTCAGCGTGATTCCCGACCTGCAAATCGTCACCTTCGACGCGCGTCGGTACGCGGGGTATGCCGTGGCGCCGCTGAACGGCGTCGACACTACCGCCTTTACCGCCAGCGGGTCGCAGCGTACGAGCAGTACGACGCTCATCGTGAACACGCCGCAGTGGAAGCGAATCGGCGCCACGCTGACCGCGATCGCCGGCACCGAGCCGGAGTTTTTCGAAACGAGCACCGTGCGACGTCGCGATGTCGAGGCGCAGATCGATTTGCGCCCCAGCACGCAGATCCGTATCGGGACGCTGCTGCGCTACCAGCGCTTCGTGCGCGCGCGCGACGGTTCGCGCTTCAGCACGCAGGTGGTGCCGCGGCTGCGTCTCGAGTATCAGTTCTCGCGGGCGCTCTTCCTGCGCTTCGTGGGTCAGATGGAGTCGCGCGACCGCAGCGCCCTGCGCGATCCGCGCACCGAGCGCCCCCTGCTCCGTCGCACGGCCGGCGGCAGCTACACCGCACGCAGCGCCACAAAGTCTCTGCTGGGACGCGGCGATGTGCTGGTGAGCTATCTGCCCAGTCCGGGCACGGTGGTGTACGTGGGATACGGCACGGGCGTGGATGCCACGGAAACGATGCGCCCTATCGATGTGCAGCGCACGAACGACGGGGTATTCATCAAGATCAGTTATCTGTTCCGCGTGCGCGGCACGACACGCTGA
- a CDS encoding serine/threonine-protein kinase has translation MIPERALWQRARAAFDELVDLDPAVRGARLQELKQDDVTLYAAVARLLDADSRAEDALRDYSFGSLHAVPAAVANSRDPLGIVGHVVSHFRITDFVAAGGMGVVYAAQDVQLGRTVALKFPLPQEQLDRAGQERFVNEARSVASLDHPNLCSIHEIGESEHGVFLAMPLYSGETLRDRLDRTGALATDEAIEIVRQVTCGLVAAHEVGIVHRDLKPGNLMLLVDGSVKILDFGLAKIRDVNLTKSRMTLGTIGYVAPEQVRRRPVDARADMWAVGVMLYEMLTGTLPFRGEHEVAILHAVLHEEPRRPSEVNRALTPAIDNLIGALMQKDPAARYQSSGALLADLEALQSGASVRHRAPFWSRSVRRRRVRAALLPAGAVVLVAIGGASWGIKFRADRVDLTRAESARAPVLSWVRDTADIRTAAQLLAAMDPVNTGRAVRLAAGTYDMSSPITVPDGMTLIGAGVMEFDAQSLPTGFTDATRSTIRMLESSDGSVISLGHRTTLRGLEIVDLEGRSGNVIAVASRRPRDSVDAAIIETVIVNANPLAIGASGALGRGLWVTTQNPNMGKEPAPHEGSVVSVHMTRSIIRSPSGGGGFFAYNFAAESGIRLEIAGSVIGGSNEANGGVSRPDAVHDSNVHLVSTGNLYRNEWMDPCVSPLLGWNFTGGSGAPIPIRLPATTRNQLRVQSVNDRLEGFTTGVIATGGRRFFAEPLNAAPTDNHIELQLIGTTISTPACEDGDGTTALDNTAGIPAARKVVVADLRLTGAAAEIDRLHPGDRNTVRVELRGVTGSGRRSNRYIDEGGPLGELPAQFRGSGNRLEIVGDPQSFARTNRAIAPAPAPKYFKPIQTAAAREPVSAAIRRFTFR, from the coding sequence ATGATTCCCGAACGCGCACTCTGGCAACGGGCCCGCGCCGCGTTCGACGAGTTGGTGGACCTGGATCCGGCGGTGCGCGGCGCACGGTTACAGGAGCTGAAGCAAGACGACGTCACTTTGTACGCGGCGGTCGCGCGGCTACTCGACGCCGACTCGCGCGCGGAGGACGCGCTTCGCGACTACAGCTTTGGATCGCTGCACGCCGTGCCCGCGGCGGTCGCGAACTCCCGTGATCCGTTGGGCATCGTGGGGCACGTCGTGTCGCATTTCCGCATCACGGATTTCGTGGCGGCTGGCGGTATGGGTGTCGTGTATGCCGCACAAGATGTGCAGCTCGGGCGCACCGTCGCCCTCAAGTTTCCGCTGCCGCAGGAGCAGCTCGATCGCGCGGGGCAGGAGCGTTTTGTCAACGAAGCGCGATCCGTCGCGTCGCTCGATCACCCCAATCTCTGCAGCATTCACGAAATCGGCGAGAGTGAGCACGGTGTCTTCCTGGCCATGCCGCTGTACTCCGGCGAAACACTGCGGGACCGTCTCGATCGCACCGGTGCGCTGGCGACGGACGAAGCAATCGAGATCGTGCGGCAGGTGACGTGCGGACTCGTCGCCGCGCACGAGGTGGGGATCGTCCATCGCGATCTCAAGCCGGGAAACCTGATGCTGCTGGTTGATGGCTCGGTGAAGATTCTCGACTTCGGCCTGGCCAAGATACGCGACGTCAATCTCACGAAATCGCGCATGACCCTCGGTACCATCGGCTACGTCGCGCCCGAGCAAGTCCGGCGACGCCCTGTTGATGCGAGAGCGGACATGTGGGCGGTGGGCGTGATGTTGTACGAGATGCTGACAGGGACGCTCCCGTTCCGCGGCGAGCACGAAGTCGCGATTCTGCACGCCGTGCTGCACGAGGAGCCGCGACGTCCGTCAGAGGTGAATCGCGCGCTGACCCCCGCGATCGACAATCTGATCGGCGCGCTGATGCAGAAAGACCCTGCGGCAAGGTATCAATCCTCCGGGGCGCTGCTCGCCGACCTTGAGGCGCTCCAGTCCGGTGCGTCGGTACGTCACCGTGCGCCATTCTGGAGCCGAAGTGTGCGACGACGGCGGGTTCGGGCGGCACTGCTCCCGGCCGGAGCGGTCGTACTCGTGGCAATTGGCGGCGCGTCGTGGGGCATCAAATTCCGCGCGGACCGCGTCGATTTGACGCGCGCCGAATCAGCCCGCGCGCCAGTGCTCTCGTGGGTGCGCGACACGGCGGACATCCGTACCGCCGCGCAGCTGCTAGCTGCCATGGATCCGGTGAACACCGGCCGTGCGGTGCGCCTCGCCGCGGGCACGTACGACATGTCGAGTCCAATCACCGTCCCCGACGGCATGACGCTGATCGGAGCGGGCGTGATGGAGTTCGATGCGCAATCGCTGCCCACCGGCTTCACGGACGCGACGCGATCCACCATTCGCATGCTGGAGAGCAGCGACGGCAGCGTCATCTCACTCGGCCACCGCACGACCCTTCGCGGACTCGAGATCGTCGATCTGGAGGGGCGCTCAGGCAATGTGATTGCGGTGGCCTCGCGGCGCCCGCGAGATAGCGTAGACGCCGCGATCATCGAGACCGTGATCGTGAATGCGAATCCGCTGGCCATCGGCGCCTCTGGCGCACTGGGCCGCGGGCTGTGGGTCACCACGCAGAACCCGAACATGGGGAAGGAACCCGCACCACATGAAGGTTCGGTCGTGTCGGTGCATATGACCCGCTCCATTATTCGCTCGCCATCCGGAGGTGGTGGCTTCTTCGCGTATAACTTCGCGGCGGAGAGCGGCATCCGGCTCGAGATCGCCGGCAGCGTGATCGGCGGGAGCAACGAGGCCAATGGGGGTGTGAGCCGACCGGACGCGGTGCATGATTCCAACGTGCATCTCGTGTCGACCGGCAACCTGTATCGCAACGAGTGGATGGACCCCTGCGTCTCGCCGTTGCTCGGATGGAACTTCACCGGAGGCTCGGGCGCCCCAATTCCCATTCGTTTACCGGCAACCACGAGAAACCAGCTTCGAGTGCAGTCGGTGAATGACCGGCTGGAGGGATTCACGACCGGCGTGATCGCCACCGGCGGGCGCCGTTTCTTCGCGGAACCATTGAACGCGGCACCGACCGACAATCACATCGAGCTGCAGCTGATCGGGACCACGATCTCCACACCGGCCTGTGAAGACGGCGACGGCACCACCGCCTTGGACAACACGGCGGGCATTCCCGCCGCGCGAAAGGTCGTCGTCGCCGACCTTCGCCTAACCGGCGCCGCCGCCGAGATTGATCGCCTGCATCCGGGCGATCGCAACACGGTACGTGTTGAACTCCGCGGCGTGACGGGGAGCGGACGCAGGTCGAACCGGTACATCGACGAGGGCGGGCCGTTGGGCGAGCTCCCGGCGCAGTTCCGGGGGAGCGGCAATCGGCTGGAGATTGTTGGTGACCCGCAATCCTTCGCGCGTACGAATCGCGCCATCGCACCGGCGCCCGCCCCCAAATACTTCAAACCCATCCAGACTGCCGCCGCCCGCGAGCCGGTTTCGGCGGCGATACGGCGCTTTACCTTCCGATGA
- a CDS encoding ECF-type sigma factor, translating into MRDFTDLPRDTAADGKDGLDQVVRSVYAELRTLARQRLRASPAERSLNTTGLVHEAYLRLVDSDIPVQDREHFLAIASRAMRHVLVDHARARASTKRGGGVALEELHEDVLIGELDIDKVMELDAALTRLEQLDERQARMVEQRYFGGLTLEEVAAAMDCSLATVKRDLRSARAWLATELRGA; encoded by the coding sequence ATGCGCGATTTCACCGACCTTCCGCGCGACACGGCAGCGGACGGGAAGGACGGCCTCGATCAGGTAGTCCGCTCGGTGTACGCGGAGCTGCGCACGCTCGCACGCCAACGACTGCGCGCCTCGCCAGCCGAACGGTCGCTCAACACGACTGGCCTCGTCCATGAGGCCTATCTGCGCCTCGTGGACTCGGACATACCGGTGCAGGATCGGGAGCATTTTCTGGCGATTGCGTCACGCGCCATGCGACACGTGCTCGTGGATCATGCGCGAGCGCGCGCCTCCACCAAACGTGGGGGCGGGGTCGCGCTCGAAGAGCTCCATGAGGATGTCCTGATTGGTGAGCTGGATATCGACAAAGTGATGGAATTGGATGCCGCGCTGACGAGGCTCGAGCAGCTCGACGAGCGACAGGCGCGTATGGTCGAGCAGCGCTACTTCGGCGGCCTCACACTCGAGGAGGTCGCCGCCGCAATGGATTGCTCGCTCGCGACGGTGAAGCGGGACCTGCGCTCCGCGCGAGCGTGGCTGGCCACCGAGTTGCGCGGCGCATGA